Genomic segment of Gouania willdenowi chromosome 17, fGouWil2.1, whole genome shotgun sequence:
TCCTCTCAGTGATTCAAATCAACTGTCGGACAGTTTGGACAGCCTCACAGAGATTGGAGAGGTGATTTAACCTTATTTGTATTAAATGCCTACAGAGTTTACGTCATCTGAACGGGAAGGGGAAAATGTGTCTCTCTCCTATTAGACTCTCCTATTGTTTTATTATGCACTATGAAGGAAGTGCTTGAACCAGTAGATGAGAAATAAAACTGTGAAGGAAAACCTGGGGCTTGTACTGGAGTTGTAAACTGACTGTCATTGGgattaaaacaaacagaatttttagttgttgttttttcatgtaaaaGATATGCATCCTGTTTCTATTCCTCACCTCCAACAATtaatgtttgtaataataaaaccACATTTAATCATTGCATTTCTTAAAGGAGGCAATTTCAGCGGAACTGTTGTCCAGTAATGAAAATCTAGAAGCTGCGAGCCCCGAGGTAAGATACAAAATCTACAACAAGCCAAATATAAAAGGTTGCTGGTGTgatcatttttgaaatgttgatgTACTGTGATGAAcaggcaggtttttttttttttttgctttattattgtttttagccGGAGAAAAAATCTGTGTTTGCTGGGTTATTTCGGAGGACGCCTAAAAATGAGGAGCCTCAGGTAACAAAAGACAGCATCAGCATCGGGAGGTTTTTTTCAAGGTTTGGTCTTCTCTGTGCATAAATCACTGCTTCCTACTTAAATGAACACAGatatgaatatgaataaataagttACACCGAAACACAACTGGCACAattaaaaatccaaaaattAGTTGATCATCTTTAAAATGGTTGATTTGATGTGTCCTTTTattgtctaataataataatgcagaaAATGTATGTAGCGCTTTTTTGGGAACACAAAGCCACTTTACCtaagacaaacacaaataaagagaAGTTTTAACAAGGTGGGTTTTGAGGAGTGTTTTAAATCTGTGTTTGATCGTAGTTTTCAGTTTGCCGTTCTTTTTTCTGTTCTGCAGGACAGCGAGGAGGCCGAGGCTCCGCGGGGAGGCAGGCTGAGACGTAAACGCACCATAAAGAAGAAACAGCGCGTGAGTTGTGGCTCTCAAGCCTTCATCACTGAGATTTCTGCAGCCAAAGCCTTCTCAGTGACTTTAGTCTGATAAGCTTGTTTCCTTATGTTATATTTACTCAGGTCGTTTCCTTCCGGGTCAAGCAAACTGTTCCAAGAATTCCCAAACGTAACCTGGCCTTACAGGTATTCCCTGCCATCTTTAACGTTCATGCTCAGATTgtcttttgaatgtttttcacaATAAGGGTTTGACGGCGTGAGTctgtttctattgtttttttttttgctttacagaGTTCAGATAAACTGCCTGAGATTGAGGAGGCTGTTGAGGCTCTGGAGCTGGAAGACCTGAACCCAGTGCAGGTCAGCATTATTATACAGTGACaaggtttttattgttattcacAAGCTTGAAGTTActattcatttattcaattaACTTTGAAGAAGTTAAATGTTAGACCTGGGAATTCAACTTGCAAGTCAAATACTACAAATATTTATTGACATATTTacctattttttaataaatattatgaAGGCTCTGATGGCATGAATGTAGCATACAAATTGTTGCATTAGACCACGTGTCAAACAGGTCAAACAAAtcaggccctttagagcatcaaattcggcccgcaggagaaagtaaaaacattttgtatgttaccatctaattcagttgtagatatcttcgcccctccaaatacaaaaaatatatttaaatcaacaatatttgcagagctcagttttccagttcttttttcacatgacggcagtcatttttaatctcaaattgttgaaagaactctcaatttttcctcaaatgatttcatgaaatttaggaggtagcagcacacctttggatgagagatcatccatgctcagcagagctcagagggagcggaggaaaggcgtttttgagacagaaaatggtgctacatACGAGAGTTAACGTTCCCAGAAGCAcatactcgaccagagcatgtgtggaactcatggatagtgtggcgatggggAGATAAAACCATGAAAAAAAGGGGAATGCAGTGACACTGCATGTcctggaggaagaggaagttgcgtgtgtgcagactgacgggagagaaacttggaggaacgccaaaatacaggaagaaatccattcaactctgacccagatagataaataataataattttgcatcaaaagcccggtctcaatgtttttttttttttgtttgatataAGGAAAccatgttcagatgttagagttgtcactaaagcaaaaaaaaaaaatagatttaaagtcactgacggggtttttttagaaaaacttttttctcagctttttgctctgaaactgaagatttgtgtaaaacttgctctattcaacggctgattacaaaagaacgaaatgagccagaaacaacagttttttttgatgaaagtagagggttcaatctttcagaatctggtgtcagatttcagatagtcatagtagaagatattctgtgggtctttaaaatcagtcaaaatgctcaaaaacggctggtactgaggggggtagaaaatctgagaatggctggcactgaatgagttaatacgAGGGATAAAAGAGACATTTTAAATGTGGCTCAGGCAGAAAAATGTGTCCGATCCTCACATTACAGttatctgatcaaatcaacctgttacattgtttatcaatgaaggcatttcaaattaaaagtgcactttatcattttcacgaatttcaatgacatttacaagcgttagaaaaactccatgttccgtgatttctagacagcccaaaaataatgacatcatggcccagtccgccGCCTTAGCGTCAGACCGCCTTCATTTACAGACTCACGCTTTTGGTCTACatacgcgcggtgggcgtgtcaggagcctggaccagagaatacgcaCAGGAGAttagcgcgtaactgcaggcgcgtgAAAaaacgcttaagtccagacgggagaatagggCTCTAAGTGAATCCATGTTAattagctttttatttttactggctgaggtgtgtgtgtgtgcgcatacATCACTGCTAATGTTGTTGTTCCAGGAGAGCACGGTGGAGGTCCAGCCTGTGGAGATGGCAGCTTTTCCCACTGAGGAAAACCCAGTGGAATCCAACCCGGTTGGTTtgagtgttttctgtgtgttagTGATCCCAGTGATAAGTCGTCTTTCTCTTAATAAAATGTCTCTGGTTGCAGGAACATCAGGAGCTGATGGAGTGGTGGAAATCAGTGAAAGGTTTGTGTTAGTTATATTAGAAGACAATTAttttgtttgcatatttttggctctgtgttgattttatgCTGCTTCACAAAACTAGTTTGAATCTCAGggtttttgttctttgtgtgctgatcatgtttattttgctgcgtgttgccaggttggacgGAGTGGAATGAGACTACGGCCTTTGAGGAAGATGATGAACAAATGTAAACACTATTTACATTCAGGatactttttgttgttgattaatTTTAGACTTTAATAGTTTTTGTAAGCATCAgaatatacaaatgtacaagaaatgtattgtattttattgaaaaacaaaGTTCCTTTGGCTGTCCAGGGCAATGGAGCAGGCAGCAGATCGTGTCTTTATGGCAGCTCGTCTCTTCGTGCATCTTTTCAACCAGCGGGGCGCGTCCCTACAACAACGCATCCTGGAGCTTTTGTCTCTGGCCGACGCCGCCGATCACTTCCATAAGAAGACGACGACGGCGGCCGTGggtgggggcgtggccagcgTCGCTGGCAGCATAACCACAATCACTGGCCTCATTCTGGCTCCGTTTACTTTTGGAGCCTCCATCATCGTCACAGCTGTGGGGATTGGTGTGGCGACGGCCGGCAGCATCGCATCAGCAACCGCCAACATCACGGACACTGTGCACTCCAACATGGACCGCAAGAAGCTGGAGAAGATGATTCAGGACTACCAGGAGGAGATCAAAGACATTCGAGAGTGTTTAGAGTTTGTCCAGGTGAGTTCTTGGATCCTTTTATGTTTAACAGACATGTTTTGTTCAGCCTATCAGGATTTTTCTATGGCCTGGAAACACAAGTGTTTGCTGTGTTTTGccacatagatcaataaatacaagatcatttgctcgacAGAacaatgtaaaaggttgaaactgcCGCTCGAAAGTTAGTTTTTCTCTCCAATGTAGACACTCGGATTATtcacattgtcggaaaagtttcgtgcattgcattgtgggatatggcgTCCTggagaccaggggttctcaacgttggggttgtgagacactgggaggggggcgccagattccttcaacaaacagaatattttttttaacaatttcagccaattattgcttatttttaccctttttttgcaactgcaccaaacttaccatatgtTAACCTATTTCCACGtcgtatttttgctccttttaatgcattttgctacatcactcccatttctgcctcttctccatcaaatttcaatgtcttttctccacatttttttccattctgcacttataaaccctttccaacacttttcccaccaaatgtcacatatgttgaaccatcattgtcacttttaacctcttttcaccacatttaatgcttatttttgcaaatttaaccagATTTcggatttgtcatgcccattatttgccagtgattgttccaatattgacattttgagccctttttaccatttttttctgttgtttatcacagattcatagaacaatggaccattattttgctgactttatggatgggccccaaatacatctcccctttattctcccTTTATAGATATAGATGTGATAACTGGTATCTGATGACATTTCACTAACTAGACATTTCCAGGACTGTGTTGACACTCTTTTCCCATCTGTTGCAGGAAGGTATGGATACTCTTCAGGGGTGGGATTTTGAAAAATTCTCCCAGAGCGCTGCCAGTAAGGCCATGAACCACAACATCAAACACGTGATGAAGGAGGGAGGCCGCGCTGGAAAAGCCCTGATGATCAACACGGACAAGCTCATCAGCACGGTGCAGGTTTTAGGCGCTGCGGGTGGCGTCGCCAAAGCCGCTCAGGCCATCAGCGTCACCACGGGCGTCATGTCCGCACTCTTTCTGGCTCTGGATATATTTTTCCTTGCCAAAGACTCGCACAAGCTCCGCAAAGGGGCCAAAACCAAATTTGCCTCAAAGATCAGAGACGTGTGTAAAGACCTCCAGGACGGCCTGTTGGAGCTGAACAAGGTGAAGACGCAGCTGCAGAAAACAATGGACGGCATCGAGGTGGAGGAGTTTGAGGAGTTTGAAGAGGTCGAGGTTGAGGTGGAAGACGACCTCGAGTCCGACCCGAAGAAGCTGGCTGAGTTGGAGCAGGAGCTCGACCTCCTGGAGGAGAAACTGGACAAGaagctggaggagcagcagaaaaaggaaaTGGAGCTAAAAGCTaaggaggaaaaagaaaagagggaggaggaggaggagaatgaTAAAAAAGAGAATGACAAAGGTGATTCTGTGTCTCTGAGTGCtgatgaagaagagaagaaaccTCTCAAAGAGGAAGATCCCAAAGAATTGCTTCTAAAAGGCAgcaagaaagagaaagaaacgGAAAACTGGAAAACATCTGGGAAACTGCAAATTAACCAAGAGAAAAAGGAGAGCACTGTGTGGCATCTAGCAGAGGAAGTGGAAAAAGAGCAGCAGGAGGTGAAGAGCACATCAAGAGATTCAAAGCGTCTGAAAGCTCAGAGTGAGTTGGTTAAAACTGAGAAGAAGAGTGCGAGTTGGGAGAGCAGCAGGGATGAGGATGGAGGGTTGATGCCGGAATGGAAATCTGTAAATACAGGGAGAGCGTCTGAGAACAGGAGCAGTAGGAGCAGCAGGGAGgaggatggaggaggaggaggactgaAGCCTGAATGGAATTCTgttcacacacagagagaaacagAGAGCAGGAGCACAAGGAGgcacagcagcaggagcagcagggaggaCGAAGGAGAGTTCAGGCCTAAAGGGACGTCAATGAACACAGAAAGAGAATCAGAAAGCAGGAGCACGAGGAGGCACAGCAGCAGGAGTGACAGGGAGGCCGAGAAAAGaggcaaacaggaagtcaggcaaagtgaggaggagaaaaggagccattatcaccaccaccaccaccacagtgACAGGAGCGAGagttggaggaggaggagacaggATGAGGAGAGAGCAACTGATCACGCATGGAAAGATAAAAAGACAGCAAAAGACGAGCACAGAGAGTGGGACAAAGAAAGCCGGGCGAGCAGGGTGGAGAGCACCAAGAAGAGGgttgaggaagaggagaagagcAGGGAGCACAGGGACAGTCGGAAGAGAGGAAGCGAGAGAGACAGcgagcatcatcatcatcatcacagtcAGAGAGGTTCACGACTTCGCTCCGACCCTTTGCTGGAAGACGGACTCAACATTTAGCACCAAAACTATCAGATTCTGTCAAACAGGACCTTGTTCACTGTGAGAGTTGGAACATCAAGCAGGTCAAAGCTGTTAATCACAGAGAACTCTACTAAACACTGGTTacagagaagaaaagctctccCCAACATCCTGGTTTTACATTATATACTGACTGAGAATTTAGTCTCAGCTTAAAAGAGAAACAGGAAAGCTATAGAAAAGATGCaccttaaaataaaaacatcagtaCCAGCAGCTGGACTATATGACCGTATGTTTACTGAAACATGGAAAGGAAAtttcttgtttaaaaaaaaaaaaaaaacaaaactaacattTTATCCTGTTTCACATAAAATTTGTGGAATTTTCTTGTTTCTGGGAGTGTGGATTAAATGCTAGAATTTgtatttcttacattttctaCTCTGTGGACTTTTTGGAGACACAGTTAACTTTTATTTGCCTTTACCACTACATGTTTGATGTTTTATATTGATATTAACACTGGAAATACACTTTTAGTTTACATTGGTGCTggggtttttcttttaaataataaattatttagtgTTCCATGCAGAGTTTTTGTCTCATTTCTAAGCATTTAGGGATTTCATACACTtgatatatatttatgactGGTTATTATCACTAGATGGCAGTAAAGAGCCAAACAAGTATTACGAGTCAAACACATTTAACTGCAACCAATAGTGTCATAGATGAAGATTTACCTCTTTTACATGTTCACAGTGAATCACAGGTGAGGAAAAAGGCAAATTAGTACATTGTGGACTCAAAGAACAAGATCATTTGAAATCATTTCTACTGACATTTCAACGTGCAACACTTTATTCCACTCAATTCATGCCATTGTATTATTTTCAAAGGACCACTTCTGAATCATTTCATCTGAAATCATAATGAaattaccctttttttttttttttttttttttttttactccatcaTCTTAAACAAAATCCTATCTGTGATACTAGAACACATTTATCACAATACTTCAGTGATTTACTTGCCAGGCTTCAAACTTAcgaagataaatacagatgtacttagagttaaatactgttgTACTTTATAAAGtgctaattgtgtgtttttaaattaaagggaCATTTTCATTGTCACTtatctccctttttttttaggGTGATACTAAAACATACTGCAAATTTAcaagtttataaatattttattattgtgcatagtTCCTGTCATGAACATATAGATGGGCTATCTGAAccttttcaataataataataataaaaatacaactggtttccaagtaggaactaatcactggtaaataaagcccaataaaactctggaaaacaataatcaGGAATAGATAAAGTATttgcttcctggtaaagatagtggCTCTAACAACAATGGTTGGCTGCATCCTACATGATATTTGACAGTGTTTTGAAAGCTAAATCTGgttagatttttgttttgaggATAATTAAAGGGTATTTATGGTCGAATATCGTAATGAGTATGATTGTGTTATCCATCATGGTTGTGCTGTTACATTGGTGTTAAACACAAACCCTTAGTATGTGTAAACGAACATGTTAAGTTttgaatcattatttatttatttatttatttatttagggcgggcgaccttttttttttttcttttttttttaaagaataagtaaataaataaaatacgaAATCACAGGGAGGAAAAAGTCAGCGTCCGTTTCGCCGTGTGTCACGTGACTTACGCTCGTTCTGACGTCATGACGCAAGAGGCGAACGACATAAAAGCCGTGTTCGACAGGAGTTTGCCAGAATCGTTTTGTGAGTCGGATACTCGTTCAGCGAAACACGCTACGTTTCAAAGCCAGTACACATTCTCTTGTGACCGCTCTAAATACTAAGCAAATGGCAAGGCGTTTGTGCCGATTCTGTCCCTACAGGGTTGGACTGTTTTTAGAAAACAAATTACTGAAAAGGCGAATCCAAACAATACAGAGCCAGTTTGACAGACAGAATAGGAGGATCATTGACCTTGAAAACAAGGTGAACGCTGGAAACCATCGGAAAAGGAGGCGCTTGGATCAACACGTCGACTTTTCTGACGTCCACCAAGGTCAACGAGAACAGTTGAAACAGCACGAAAGAGATGAGGCTGAATTACTGGCAACGACACAGGCCAAAGAAAATAGTGTACACCACCACATAGATGAGCCGCTAGAGGAGAAGTACAACATGGAGGAGACACACGTAGAGGAGCTGAAAGAGAaggaagaaaacatttttttcctggACGAAAACAGAGACCTCTACGCAGAACTGCTAGAAACACAGGCTGAGTTTAAGAAGCTGGGGGAAAGGTTTAAAATTCTTGAAAAGAAAGTCGAGGCAGCAAACAGAGAATTTAAGTTGATTGGTGACATCATTTTAGAAGCAGAGGAAGCTTTAGGAGAAGAAGTTGTCTAATCTGCCGTAAAATGGACGCTCTAATCAGCTACAGGTGGCGCTGGAGAACAAACGGTTTTTACCGTGCGGAACGTGCTAAACGTACCATCACGTGGAGTACTACCGTTTTTTATACCCTGCAATATGATCAACCTTGGTTTTGGTCTGACTGTACGCCTGAACCCACTTATCAATGCGTActtcatatcatatcatattcgtacatttttttaaagaaataacgccgttaccgttacaatatggtgcgtttgtccgttactttacTGTTTACAGTGACGCTACATATTTTCGCGGGACAGCGTGCCAAAACACGATAAAACAGAATCTCGTTAAACTGAtttgtttagcattgtgtagatgagaaaaatgcagtttttgtaaagcGGAGTTGGTCAAAATTTATTCCAAATGTTATTCAGATtgcgttcatttatttattttagaaggttttttgtgtttatgttaaacattgttgttagtttttgtacttatgctgtaagggaacattctaaggctaGACACTACcgttttatgatgctgaagccactttaatttttgatctttgattttgaataatattcacgttgttttgttttatttatttatttcacaattgcttgtaacattttcagtttctggtctcaggtaaataaactggtattgaaagaatacttagtgtttcagtcagattggtctttgtaaagattaatactgagcagagtttagtacagtgaatgtaaatgattagaaactgtagggatagatacaataacatttcatttatcagaggattttatccaaaacaatgttaatacaggggcacagttgatcaacagtggattattatattattacagcactgatatgaggctgtatggacacaaatgtccccaaaaaataatacattctttaattctaagtaactcaaaagttactttttccagtaacgcattactttttggtgtaagtaattaaaatattaactgagttactttgtgaatgtaactagtaacggtaacgagctactttttttcagtaactagcacaacactggttgcAAGTATAGTCACTTTagtagaaataaaatgaatgacagACTATCAATAGAATACATGAATAGGGTTTtaatattactttaaaaaaaaatatttaggttTCTGCAATCAACTCAGATTATGGAAAATTAGCTGTAGACAAGAAGTCACTTTAGctaacacagtaaaaaaaaaaaaaaaaaaaagctccataCATTGGTCCCAGCACATAATCAAATGAAATCTGGGagaaatttgtttattttttgtcccaGGTGTCCCAGGAAACTGCCATGGACTTTATACTGTAATGACCTGCCCTACTCTGCCCCTGATTGGCTCTGACTGTTTTTCAAGTGACCAATCAGAAAGGAGGTGCCGTCCATGCAATGGATGGTGCCAAAACTCAACATCACCGCGCGCGGAGAGATCCCAGCGAGAGCACAGACTGAGATGGCGAGTGTGCAGAAAGGCGTTCGCAGAAAGTGATCTAACTGTGCGCGATTACAGTTTTTATGCGCTTGGGTTTTGGCACTAAATTGACACCATACTCTTCAGTCGTCTCAGTGAGGTGTGTACTCAGGATTCTTGGTGACATCGTAGATATTGGGCACTCAGTGCTTTCAGCACCGCCCTCTGGCGGTCAGGAAGGATGAAACAGAACGAAAGTTGCgtatgtaactatggttctatgaatcccggatGACCGCCAGTTTCTCTGTCACTCAGAATTCTTGTGTGTCAGCGAGAAGATTCTAGAGGAACAGAGTCATGGGTGACATATTGCTTCCGAAGCGTCATCCCGGGTCACAGGTGCAGTAGTACCCAGCGGAAGCCCCCGAGCGGAAGCCCCTGACAGGacttttcattctttctttgtttttatattgtgatatatttgtacatatattaaaataaaaaaaaaaaaaaatgtttttcatttgtcaTTATTTACCAGTGCTTATGATATGGACCTAAAAAGCAAcattggttttgtttgtttgttttgcaaaaATTAACATGCATAGTTATGAGATGCCGATTggaaagttgcacatgctaaaataaacagcaatgtttttcaacgtttagcaacaaaccacatttaaaaaaacgtttgtgaattttttttacgttactttGACCAACttcacagcaatatttgtgaaatttgtgatttttttttattgtaaaaatatgtcaatgttaaatctaaatgttaaatctgaatgctAAATGTCAATCTTGAATGTTTGATAtaagtgttaaatgttaaatctaaatgtcaagggtgaaactaaatatttagccaattcaccggaagtaccaaaatgAAATCTCAttgaaatttacatttaacatttagatctagatttgatgtttaacatttaggtttaacattgaCATTCTTTATTATGAGAATTTTTcctacaaatattgctgtaaatctgctcaaaagtaacataaaaaaatttacATACGTTTTTCAAACTTGGTTTGATGCCAAATGTAgtatgtgcaactttacaatcggagCTCCATACATACATCCTTAATTATCTTTTTctcaaattaaagtgaaaccgtgaagtAGTATATCGAACTTTCAGCTCTTGGTTTGAGAAAGGTTGGTGAGCCCTgatctagaatttgtttttgttgacaccGACCCAAATGAAGCGGAATTTCCAGGAAAACAAATTCTAGAGTGTTTAAAAACACTCCATGTTTCATTCCCCCATAAAGTCCAGGAAAGTACGGTGGTAACCAGCTTAACCTGACAGTCAACATGTTGCATACCTCAACAATGAGCCATCTGTGTGCATACAGTGGggtaaaaagtatttagtcagccacccaattgtgcaagttctcccacttaaaaagatgagaggcctgtaattttcatcataggtatacctcaactatgagaggcaaaatgaaaaaaaaaaaaaaccccagaaaatcacattataGGATTTTGAATGAATTTTTTGGTAAATCCTCGGtgaaataagtatttggtcacctacaaacaagcaagatttctgtctctcacagacctgtaacatcttttttaagaggctcctctgtcctccactcgttacctgtattaatggcatctgtttgaactcgttatcagaataaaagacacctgtccacaacctcaaacagtcagactccaaactccactatggccaagaccaaagagctgtcaaaggacaccagaaacaaaattg
This window contains:
- the LOC114479162 gene encoding uncharacterized protein LOC114479162 isoform X4, whose protein sequence is MFRKSQKEKTPKFKTYKTHNFEEEEKTDDIPVKQAASSKPASGEPNPEASTEETRSEKEQPADKNKHEKNAEPKREKGKFADMFRKAPKEKSSSPALTVTKAESDEEDAQEEEKTSGQTRENLKEESKLSASSDSLSEHSSKEKGGIFSGLFKKSPKPAEIAQTDQDEQSLHGDLSASNDSLSENSSKEKGFFSGILRKSPKTPGEGTSGQDKESLQAETSASNDNLTENSTKEKGGVFSAMFRKTPKLSEGNQMDEAAEPLKGELSASTDSLSENKEKGGLFSGLLKKTPKTTGEDVSSDTELTASNDSLSDNKQEKSGGLFSGLLKKTPKASGERSKSPDRETQKELSASNDSLSENSSKEKNIFSNIFKRPHKSTESPTVEKDSEESCDKKLSGSSENITDPKDRETQKKLSASNDSLSENSSKEKNIFSNIFKRPQKPTESPSAEKDSEESCDKKLSRSSENITDPKEKKESFAEMFKRSASIEFDFFDEDKGGLFSGLKKAPKVSGEEDGEEDKELSASTDSLTENSNTKEKNIFSGMFKKPPKPADEESGEGNKLSVSCENLVTKEKTGGFAGIFKKSPKPYPRFATNQDPLSDSNQLSDSLDSLTEIGEEAISAELLSSNENLEAASPEPEKKSVFAGLFRRTPKNEEPQDSEEAEAPRGGRLRRKRTIKKKQRVVSFRVKQTVPRIPKRNLALQSSDKLPEIEEAVEALELEDLNPVQESTVEVQPVEMAAFPTEENPVESNPEHQELMEWWKSVKGWTEWNETTAFEEDDEQMAMEQAADRVFMAARLFVHLFNQRGASLQQRILELLSLADAADHFHKKTTTAAVGGGVASVAGSITTITGLILAPFTFGASIIVTAVGIGVATAGSIASATANITDTVHSNMDRKKLEKMIQDYQEEIKDIRECLEFVQEGMDTLQGWDFEKFSQSAASKAMNHNIKHVMKEGGRAGKALMINTDKLISTVQVLGAAGGVAKAAQAISVTTGVMSALFLALDIFFLAKDSHKLRKGAKTKFASKIRDVCKDLQDGLLELNKVKTQLQKTMDGIEVEEFEEFEEVEVEVEDDLESDPKKLAELEQELDLLEEKLDKKLEEQQKKEMELKAKEEKEKREEEEENDKKENDKGDSVSLSADEEEKKPLKEEDPKELLLKGSKKEKETENWKTSGKLQINQEKKESTVWHLAEEVEKEQQEVKSTSRDSKRLKAQSELVKTEKKSASWESSRDEDGGLMPEWKSVNTGRASENRSSRSSREEDGGGGGLKPEWNSVHTQRETESRSTRRHSSRSSREDEGEFRPKGTSMNTERESESRSTRRHSSRSDREAEKRGKQEVRQSEEEKRSHYHHHHHHSDRSESWRRRRQDEERATDHAWKDKKTAKDEHREWDKESRASRVESTKKRVEEEEKSREHRDSRKRGSERDSEHHHHHHSQRGSRLRSDPLLEDGLNI
- the LOC114479162 gene encoding uncharacterized protein LOC114479162 isoform X2 — its product is MFRKSQKEKTPKFKTYKTHNFEEEEKTDDIPVKQAASSKPGVLKGVMKGLQLKSSPKASGEPNPEASTEETRSEKEQPADKNKHEKNAEPKREKGKFADMFRKAPKEKSSSPALTVTKAESDEEDAQEEEKTSGQTRENLKEESKLSASSDSLSEHSSKEKGGIFSGLFKKSPKPAEIAQTDQDEQSLHGDLSASNDSLSENSSKEKGFFSGILRKSPKTPGEGTSGQDKESLQAETSASNDNLTENSTKEKGGVFSAMFRKTPKLSEGNQMDEAAEPLKGELSASTDSLSENKEKGGLFSGLLKKTPKTTGEDVSSDTELTASNDSLSDNKQEKSGGLFSGLLKKTPKASGERSKSPDRETQKELSASNDSLSENSSKEKNIFSNIFKRPHKSTESPTVEKDSEESCDKKLSGSSENITDPKDRETQKKLSASNDSLSENSSKEKNIFSNIFKRPQKPTESPSAEKDSEESCDKKLSRSSENITDPKEKKESFAEMFKRSASIEFDFFDEDKGGLFSGLKKAPKVSGEEDGEEDKELSASTDSLTENSNTKEKNIFSGMFKKPPKPADEESGEGNKLSVSCENLVTKEKTGGFAGIFKKSPKPYPRFATNQDPLSDSNQLSDSLDSLTEIGEEAISAELLSSNENLEAASPEPEKKSVFAGLFRRTPKNEEPQDSEEAEAPRGGRLRRKRTIKKKQRVVSFRVKQTVPRIPKRNLALQSSDKLPEIEEAVEALELEDLNPVQESTVEVQPVEMAAFPTEENPVESNPEHQELMEWWKSVKGWTEWNETTAFEEDDEQMAMEQAADRVFMAARLFVHLFNQRGASLQQRILELLSLADAADHFHKKTTTAAVGGGVASVAGSITTITGLILAPFTFGASIIVTAVGIGVATAGSIASATANITDTVHSNMDRKKLEKMIQDYQEEIKDIRECLEFVQEGMDTLQGWDFEKFSQSAASKAMNHNIKHVMKEGGRAGKALMINTDKLISTVQVLGAAGGVAKAAQAISVTTGVMSALFLALDIFFLAKDSHKLRKGAKTKFASKIRDVCKDLQDGLLELNKVKTQLQKTMDGIEVEEFEEFEEVEVEVEDDLESDPKKLAELEQELDLLEEKLDKKLEEQQKKEMELKAKEEKEKREEEEENDKKENDKGDSVSLSADEEEKKPLKEEDPKELLLKGSKKEKETENWKTSGKLQINQEKKESTVWHLAEEVEKEQQEVKSTSRDSKRLKAQSELVKTEKKSASWESSRDEDGGLMPEWKSVNTGRASENRSSRSSREEDGGGGGLKPEWNSVHTQRETESRSTRRHSSRSSREDEGEFRPKGTSMNTERESESRSTRRHSSRSDREAEKRGKQEVRQSEEEKRSHYHHHHHHSDRSESWRRRRQDEERATDHAWKDKKTAKDEHREWDKESRASRVESTKKRVEEEEKSREHRDSRKRGSERDSEHHHHHHSQRGSRLRSDPLLEDGLNI